The following proteins are co-located in the Manihot esculenta cultivar AM560-2 chromosome 9, M.esculenta_v8, whole genome shotgun sequence genome:
- the LOC122724543 gene encoding protein GL2-INTERACTING REPRESSOR 1-like, translating into MSQRNGNAPKLDLKLNLSPPRANPIVESPSRSATVSPTSPPSSCVSSETNPEPESNSPEATSMVLVGCPRCLMYVMLSEDDPKCPKCKSTVLLDFLHNNTVQSKNS; encoded by the coding sequence ATGAGCCAAAGAAATGGCAACGCACCCAAGCTCGACCTGAAGCTGAACCTATCACCACCAAGGGCTAACCCTATAGTGGAGTCACCAAGCCGATCAGCGACAGTGTCACCAACATCACCACCAAGCTCATGTGTGTCATCAGAAACGAACCCAGAACCAGAATCTAACAGCCCTGAGGCTACTTCGATGGTGCTTGTGGGATGCCCTAGGTGCCTCATGTATGTGATGCTCTCAGAGGATGACCCTAAATGCCCCAAATGCAAGAGTACTGTGTTGCTTGATTTCCTGCATAACAACACTGTGCAGTCCAAGAACAGTTGA